DNA sequence from the Myxococcus guangdongensis genome:
TGGCCGGACGCCACACGGAGATGCCCGCCGTGAAGCGCTCGGCGTGGCGCTCATGCAGCACCGCGCGCACGCGCGAGCGGCGCCGCAACGACAGCATGAGCGCGAGCAAGCCCAGCAGGGCCCCCACCAGCACCAGGCCGAGGAACACCGGCTGGGCCAGTCCCGCCTGATAACCGAGCACGGTGAAGCGCCAGGGTTCCACGGGCGTCACGGGAAGACCCTCAGGAAGGTGGAGCGCAGGAGCAGCTCCAGGGCGAGCAGGCCGAAGGCGGCCAGGAGGAACGGGTGGAACTCCTCGCGGTAGGTGGCGGACGCGCCGCCCTCCATCAGCTTGGAGCGCTCCAACGAATCGAGCACCTTCTGCAGGCCGCGCCTCAGGCCCTCCGGGTCCGTCGCGCGGTAGTACTCGCCGCCCGTGCGGTCCGCGATGTCCTGCATCAGCTCCGGGTTGATGGGAATCTCCGTCTCGCGCCACACGGTGTTGCCAAACAGGTCCGTGCCCTGCGGGAAGGGCACCTTGCCGCCCTTGCCCACCAGGATGGTGTAGATGGGCACGTGGAGCGCCTGCGCCATGTTCGCGGAGTCCATGGGCGACAGCTTCCCCGCGTTGTTGTCGCCGTCCGTAATCAGCACCACCACGCGGCTCTTCGCCTCCGAGTCGCGCAGGCGGTTGAGCGAGGTGGCCAGCGCGTCACCAATCGCCGTGCCGTCCTCCAGCACGCGGGTGCGCAGTTGCTTGATGACCTCCTTCAGCACGCCGTAGTCCAGCGTGAGCGGCGCCTGCGTGTACGCCGCGCCCGCGAAGACCACCAGGCCGATGCGGTCATTCACGCGGTTGGCGATGAACTCGGTGAGCACCTCCTTGGCCACGTGCAGGCGGTTCTGCGGACGGAAGTCGCCGGCCTCCATGGAGGTGGACAAGTCCAACGCCACCACGATGTCGATGCCCTCCACCGACAGGTCGCGCACGCGCGAGTCGCGCACCTGGGGCCGGGCGATGGCGAGCACCGCCGCCGTCACCGCCACCACGCGCAACAGAGGCAAGAGCGGCAGCATGTACGTGCGCAGGCCCTTGCCGCTCTTGGCGAACACGTGCGCCGCGGAGAAGCGCAGGGGCGCGCGAGCGCGACGCTCCCGCCAGGCCTGCACCAAGAGGAGCGGGACGAGCAGCAGCCCCCAGAGCGCCTCGGGGTTATTGAACGCGGGGAGCGGCGGCATTGTCGGGAGCTTGAATCGGCTGGGGCGGAACGTAGGTCTTGTCGACGAGCTCGTAGCCGAACAGGAGCGCGTCACGACAGCTCTCGGGCGTGGCGTCCGCCCGCGCGTACTTCACCATGTCCGACTCGGACACGAAGCGCATGAGCTTGTCCTCGGGAAGTCCCGGCGGGGCCAGGCGGCGCAGCGAGGACATCAGCTCGGAGCTGGTGCACTCCAACGCCTCGAAGCCATAGCGCTCGCCCAGGTAGCCCCGGACGATTTCGGACAGGCGGAAGTAGTGGTCCTTCACGAGGCCGCGAGCGGGCAGGTTCTCCGTCTTGAGCGTGTCCAGCGCCTTGCGCGTGCGCACGTCCAGCGGCAGCGGGGGCGGCACGAACACGTGCTTGGGGCGGTTCCTCCACCAGCGGATGAGCGCCCACGCCAACAGGCCCGCCGCGAGCGCGCCCAGCAGCGCCAGCACCAGCCGCCACGAGCGGATGGGCACCTCCTGCGGCGGCTGGATGTCGAACAGGTCCGCGCCCTGCCCCTCCGCCTCCGGCGGCAGCGTGGACGTCACTTCAATCTGCCGGCCCGGCAGCGAGTACTGGCGAGGGCCCTCCGGCGTGGCCACGTCGAACGCGAGCGCGGGCACCTGCACCGTCCCCAGCGCGAAGGCCGACATGCGCACCGCGAACGTGGTGGTGGCCGAGTCCGCGCCGTCCTGCCGCTGGCGCGTCTGGTCCAGGAACTCGAAGTCACCCGTCTCCTTGGGCACCGCCAGTTCGTAGCGGTGGTCCTTCGGGTGGGTGAGCACCACGTGGTACGTGAACGGGTCGCCGATGCGCACCTGCTGCGGGTCCACGCGCACCGACACGTCCAGCGGCTGCGTCTGTTCGTGCGTGGGAGCCCCGGGCGGGCTCGCGGGCGGAGTCCCCTTCGGAGCCTGGGCCCCGGCCGACGACGCGAGCGTCAGCACGCCCACGCACAGCACCATCCCGATGCGCGCCATCCACCGGCTCATGCCGCCATCCTCCGGGCCCGCGCGCGGAAGAACTGCGCGAGCGCCTTGCCGTGGTCGTCTCCGGCGCGCAGCTCCACGTGGTCCAGCTCCAGCTTCTTGAAGAGCTTGCGGCGCTCGTCGCGAGCGGCCTGCATGGCGCGCGCGTAGCGGCCCCGCACGCGCGGGTCGCTCGTGTCCACGACGAAGCGGTCTCCGGTCTCCGGGTCCTCCATCTCCACCAGCCCCAGGCGCGGGAAGGCCTCCTCCAGCGGGTCCTCCACCACGACGGGGACCAGGTCGTGCTTGCGCCCCACCAGCCGCAGCGGCTTCTCGTAGTCGCGCGCCTGGAAGTCGGAGACGAGGAAGGTGACGGCCTTCCGCTTCGCCACCTGCGTCAGGTACGTCAGCCCCGCCGACAGGTTCGTGCCCTTGCCCTGGGGCTGGAAGGTGAGGATGTCGCTCACCAGCCGGAGCACGTGCGTGCGGCCCTTGCGCGGCGGCACCACCTTCTCCACCCGGTCCGAGAAGAGGATGAGCCCCACCCGGTCATTGTTGGCGATGGCGCTGAAGGCGATCTGCGCGGCGACCTCGGCGGCGATCTCCGCCTTGGTGCGCTCCTTCGAGCCGAACTCCTTGGAGGCGGACACGTCGACCAGGAGCATCACCGTGAGCTCGCGCTCCTCGGTGAAGACCTTGACGTAGGCCTCGTTCATGCGCGCGGTGACGTTCCAGTCGATGATGCGAATCTCGTCGCCGGGCTGGTACTGCCGCACCTCGGAGAAGGCCATGCCCCGGCCCTTGAAGACCGAGTGGTACTGGCCCGCGAGCATGTCGGAGACCACCTTGCGGGTGCGAATCTCCAGCTTGCGGATGCGGCGGATGAGGTCCTTGGGCAGCACGGGGCGCTCGGCGGGAGGTCAGGGCACTTCGACGCGGTCGAACACCCGCTGGATGATCTTCTCCGGCGTGAGGTCCTCGGCCTCGGCCTCGTACGTCATCGCCACGCGGTGGCGGAGCACGTCGAAGGCGATGGCCTTCACGTCCTCGGGCGTGACGAAGGCGCGGTGGCGCAGGAAGGCATGCGCGCGAGCGGCCTGGGCCAGGGAGATGGTGGCGCGCGGCGAGGCGCCGAACTGGATGTAGTCGGCCAAATCCTTGAGGCCGTACTTGCCCGGCTCGCGCGTGGCGAAGACGACGTTGAGGATGTACTCCTTCACCTTCTCGTCCATGTAGATGTGGTGGACGAGCTCGCGGGCGCGCACCAGGTGCTCCACCGCGACGACGCGCTGGGCCCGGGGCGAGGAGCCTCCGGACATGCGGTCCATGATGATCTTCTCCTCATCCCGCGTCGGGTAGCCCACCTTCACCTTGAGCATGAAGCGGTCCACCTGGGCCTCGGGCAGCGGGTAGGTGCCCTCCTGCTCGATGGGGTTCTGCGTGGCCAGCACGAGGAACGGCGAGGGCAACCCGAAGGTCTGGTCGCCGATGGTGACCTGGCGCTCGGCCATGGCCTCCAGCAGCGCGGACTGCACCTTGGCGGGGGCGCGGTTGATTTCGTCCGCGAGGACGATGTTCGCGAAGATGGGGCCCTTGCGAACGGTGAAGTTCGCGGCCTGCTGGTTGTAGATCATCGTGCCCACGACGTCCGCGGGCAGCAGGTCGGGGGTGAACTGGATGCGCATGAACGTGGCGCTGAGCGCGTCGGCCACCGTGCGCACGGTGAGCGTCTTGGCGAGGCCGGGCACGCCCTCCAGGAGCACGTGGCCGTTGCACAACAGGCCGATGAGGATGCGCTCCAGCATGTAGCGCTGGCCGACGATGACCTTGCCGGTTTCCTGGTTGAGGACCTCGACGAAGCTGCTTTCCTGCTGCACGCGTTCGGTGAGCGCGCGGATGTCCGTGTTCATGACGCCTCGGATGAGACTGGCGGCGGGCAGCCTAGGGTTGACCGGGTATCGGGCTCAACACCGCAGAAGGCCGGGCATTCCAGTAAGTTGGGTCCCCTTGTCCCCGAGGACCGTGTCCATGGCCCCATTGTCCCCCAGTTCTCGTCCCACCTCGCGAATTTCCGGGGACTCGCGGCCATGAAGCGCTCGGCCTGGGCCCAGGCGCCCTCGGCGGGGGCCGTGGAGGCGGGGCTGTTGGCCCAGCTGGCCCCGGCGGTGACGGCCACGGTGCACTGGCTGCCCGGAGGGGGAGCGCTGCGGGTGCTGGAGGGGGGCCAGGGGCCCACGGTGGTGCTCCTGCACGGGCGCGGCGGGGCGGCCTCCACATGGTTCGCGTACCTGACGGCGCTCTCGCGGGGGCACCGGGTGCTCGCGGTGGACCTGCCCGGCTTCGGGATGTCCTCGCCGACCGAGGGGCCCGTCCGCTCGGCGGAGGAGGGAGTGGGGTTCTTCACCGCCCCCGTGGAGGCGCTGCTCGAACAGCTCGCCCCGGGGCCCGTGTCCGTGGTGGGCCACTCGCTGGGCGGGCTGGTGGGGGTGGAGCTGGCGCTGCGCGCGCGTGTGCCGGTGGAGCGGTTGGTGCTGGTGGACGCGATGGGGCTGGGGCCGGACATGGCGCGCAAGGCTCGGGCCTTCTTCCGCGCGGGACCGGAGCGGCTGGCGCGCTCGTTGGGGCCGTGGGCCTGGGCTCGGATGATGCCCCCCGCGCCGACGCCGCTGGGGGAACGGCTGGGCGCGCTCGACTACGAGCTGATGTCGGCGCCGGGTGGGCACGATGAAGCCGCGCGGGCCTTCGACAGCCTGGTGCCGCTGATGGGGCCGGTGTTCCACCGTCGGGAGCGGCTCGATGGAATCACGGCGCCGGTGCTGCTCGTCTGGGGTGAGCGGGAGGAGGTGCTGCCCCTGTCACTCGCCGAGGAGGCGTCCCGGCGCTTCCCGAATGCGCGGCTGGTGCGCGTGGACGCGGGCCACAGTCCCCATCAGGAGCGTCCGGAGCGCGTGCTCCCCGAGCTGAAGTCCTTCCTGGCCGCGCAGGGTCAGCCGTAGCGCGCCACACGCGAATCAATGCGGAGGATGCGCCTGGGACTCCGCGACATGGCGTGGACGAAACGGAGGATTCGCATGAAGCGAGCGACGACCTCCGGCGACACGGACCCGCGAGGCACCGTCGGAGCGATGCCTCGCGGCTCACGGGTCGAAGCGGATGATGCGCTCGATGCGGTACGTGTCCGTTGCGTCCAACGGCCGGAGGAGCATCAGGTCCCCGCGCTGGCCCAGGGACAACGACTGACGTGCGGGCTGCGTGAGTCGAACGGTATCACCCGGCTTCGCGCCCTTGCCGGACAGTGGCACCGCGAACAGACCCGCGCCGTCCACCGTCTCGACGGCGCCGAGGACGCGCAGATCTCCCAGCTCTTCAATCTTCCCCACGTGCGCCAACACGGGCTTCTTGCCCTTGGCGCGCACGGCCCGGTTGACGGCGATGCCCACGTCGCCGGTGAAGGGCTTGCCATCCGCGCCGAACAGGCCGATGCCCTGGAGCAACAGATGGACGACGCCGGAGCTCTCGTTCTGGGGGATGGACTCGTAGCGCGAGACCTCCGCCGACTCGGCCCGGCCACTCGCGAGCGCGTCCAACGCCGTGGCCAATGCGACGAAGTTGAGCCGCACCAGGGGCTCGTCCGGCGGCAATGAGGTCCACGCCCCCGTCTCGATGAGCACCGAGGGTGTCCCCCAGCGCGTCATGTTGTCGCCGAAGGCCCGCGACTCGAAGCTGTCGTCGTAGCGCCCCACCTGTCCAGGCGCGAGCGGCTCCACCGCGTCGCGAATCACCGCGCAGACCTTCTTCGCGAGCAGACGCCCGGGGTTGTCGCTCCGCGCCTTGTCGAACGCGGCCGCGAGCACGGAGATGGACGCGGGCCGGCCCGTGTCCCCTACCCCGTGACGCCAGCCCTGGTTGTGCAGGTTGAAACCGATGAACGGCTGGAGCTCGTCGCGCAGCTTCTTGAGCGTCCTCGCCTCGGGCGTCTGGAGCGCGAGCGCGTCGCGGTTGATGTCGATGCCCTGCGCGTTGCGGCGCTGGAAGCGCTCGGCGCCATCCGGGTTGAGCATGGGCACCGCGTGGAGCGTGAGCGAGGACAGCAGCCTCGCCACCCAGGGTTCGTCCCGGTGTGTCCTCAGGTACTCGAGCAGGTCCAACAGCGCGGTGGTCGCCGTGGGCTCATCCCCGTGCATCTGCGACCAGAGCAGGACGTGACGCGAGCCCGTACCCAGCGCGACATGGTGGAGCGCGCGCCCCTCCACCGAGTGCCCCACCACTTCGAGCCGGAAGAAGTCAGGTGAACGCGCCTTCAAGTCCTTCAGGTGCCGCGCCACGTCGGCGTGCCGGACGAGCGGCGCCACCGGGAGCGACTCGAGATGGACCTGGTCCCACCGCTCCGCGAGCGCGTGGGGTTCGGGGACGAGGACGACCGGAGAGGTGGACATGGGCGAGGCCACGGACTGCGCGGTTCGAGCGAGGGCCGGTGCGGGCACCAGCCCCCAACAACAGACGACGACACGAAGCAGACGACTGCGTCCACCCTGGACCATGGCGCGCTCCGGTTCCTGGAGCCCTCAGGACTTCTGGGCAGGGTGCAGCAGTGTTTCGAGGAAGCGCAGGTACTTCGGGTCCTCCTGCTCGAAGATCTCCTTGTCCGCGCCCATGAAGGCCCGCGCCAGTTCATCACCGGCGCGCCGCATGTCTCCGAGCTCGAACTCGCACTGTCCCAGCCGCAGGTGGATGAACGGGTTGCCCAGGCCATCGGGCGCGTGGACGGCGTCCTTGAGCGCGGCGCGTGCTCGCGAGAACTCTCCCATCTGGAAGAGCGTGTCGCCGATGGCCGTGCAGACCCACGTGGTCGCCTCGTACTCCATCCATGGCTCGGGGATGAGCTGGAAGGCGGACTTGAAGGACCGCAGCGCCGCGGCGAGGTCTCCCTTCTCCGCGAGCTCATCTCCCTCGGCGCAGAGCGCCTGGATGCGCTCGTGGACCTCGTCCGGAATCTCGGGCATGCGGACCTCACCTCACCGCCGGCGAGCACCGCCGTGCGCGACTGCGTATACCACCCTTCCCGGTGTGCAGCGCGCTGCACAACCCGTGGGCAGGCGGCCATCCCACCGCGTGTCCCCGCGCCTTGTGCCGAGGAGAGCCCCCGGATGGGTACGACTCTTGGATAGACTGCGGAGCGTGCCGAAAGACCTGCTCGAACTCGATGCGACACCCGAGCGACTGCGCGCGCTCACCGAGGCCCGCGTCATTCCTCCCGAAGCCCTGGAGCGCGCGCTCGCCCTCTCCACGGCCTCTCCGACGCCCGACGCGTGGCGGCGCTTCGTGTCCACCGTGCTGCTCGGCCTCGGCGCGCTGCTGCTGCTCTCCGGCGTCATCTACTTCTTCGCCTACAACTGGGCGGAGATGCACCGCTTCGCCAAGCTGGGGCTCATCGGCGTCGGCATCCTCGGCACCGCGCTGCTCTCGCGCAGACTCGGCGACACGCTCGCCGGACAGTGCAGCCTGTTCGCCTCGGCGGTCCTCGTCGGCGCGATGCTCGCCGTCTACGGACAGGCGTATCAAACGGGCGCGGACGCGTTCGAGCTGTTCGTCGGCTGGGCCGCGCTCATCCTGCCCTGGGTGCTCGCGGCGCGCTTCGCGCCCCTGTGGCTGCTCCTCCTCGTGCTCGCGAACACCGGCATCGCGCTCTTCCAGGACCAGGTCCTCGGCGGTGGCGACGACGCGAAGGGCTGGCTCGCCGTGGTGCTCGGGTTGCTCAATGGCCTGGCGTGGGCCACCCACGAACACTTCGCCAACCGGGGCGTCTCCTGGCTCCAGGGGCGCTGGCTGCCTCGCGTCCTCGCGACGATGGGCGTGCTGCCCCTGCTTGCCGTCGGCACGTCGTTCATCATCATCCCCGACGAGGTGGGACTCAGCGGGCTCACCGCCCTGGTGCTGCTCCTCGGGACCTTCGCCGCGGAGTACGCGCTCCACCGGCACCTGCGCGGCGAGCTGTTCCTGCTCACCCTCGGTGCGCTCTCGGTGATGACGCTCGTGACGACGGGCCTGGGCCGCGTGGTGTTCGAGGGCACGAAGGACGAGCTGGGACTCTTCATCCTCCCCATCTTCATCATCATCCAGGTGGCCATCGCCGTCAGTTGGCTGCGCGCCGAGGCCCGCGCCACGGGCGCCTCCGAGGAGTCCTGACATGTCCCTGCGCCCGTCCATCCAACAGGTCCTCGAGGGTCTGCGAAGCGAAGGTCAGGTCGATGAGCTCGCCGAGGCCCGCGCCCGCGCGACGCTCGAGGTGCACCAGCGCACCAGCACCGCCTCGCCCTGGTTCGTGAAGGCCTTCGCCGCCTTCGGCGCCTGGCTGTCCGCGATCTTCCTGGTGAGCTTCTTCGTCTGCGTGGGACTCTGGAAGGAAGAGGAGGTCTTCTCGGGGGTCGGCCTCGTCCTCGTCATCGCCGCCGTCGCGCTCCGACGCACCATCCAGGGCGTGTTCCTCGAGCAGCTCACGCTCGCGGTGACGCTGGCTGGCGTGGGCATGGCAGCGACCGGGGTCGCTCATTTCGGCTCGGACCTCGCCGGTGTCGGAGCCCTCCTCGTCATCAGCCTGGCCCTGCTCTTCGTCTATCCGGACGCCACGCTGCGCTTCCTCGCCACGCTCGGCGCGGCAGGGGCAAGCTTCTACCTCCTGATGGAGCTGGTGCCGGGCCCGGGGATGGACCTGTGCATCCTCGCGTGCGCTGCGCTCCTCTACTGGCTCTTCCTCCACCAGGCACGGCTGAGAACGGGCAGGCTCGGTGACCTCGTCGGCCCCGTCGCTTTCGGGCTCGCCTGCGGTCTACCCGCCGCGATGGTCACGCGCGTTTCGCATTTCCTCCTCACCCCCGACCTGCATGAGTCGCTGCCAATGCCCCTGCTCACACTGGGCCTCACCGCGCTCACCCTCGTCACGGCGTGGCAGGTCATGAGGGAGCACGACCTGCCGCCCTCGGGCCCCCAAGGCGCGGCCGTCTTCGCCGCGCTCACGCTCGTCGCCGTCCTCACCGCTCAAACCCCTGCGGTCATCACCTCGGTGGGCCTCTTGGTGCTCGGCTTCCATCGGCGCAGCAGCCTGATGGTGGGCATCGCCACTGCGTTCCTGCTCGCCTCGGGCACCTGGTACTACTACGACATGAGCGTCACCTTGCTCGCCAAGGCGCTCGCGCTCATGGGCAGCGGGGTCATCCTGCTCGGCCTCCGACTCTTCCTCTCGCGCCGCTTTCCCCAGACGCCGTCCACCGTGGAGGCACGCTGATGCGCTCGACCCTCTTCTTCGTCGGATTGCTGCTCGCGCTCGCCGTGCCGCTGGGCCTCGTCGTCCAGAAGGAGCGAGTGCTCTCCACCGGCAAGGGCATCCTGCTGGAGCTCGCGCCCAGGGACCCGCGCTCGCTGATGCAGGGCGATTACATGGTGCTCGACTACGCACTCACCCGGGACCTCAACGACAAGCGCGAGTCGTTTCCCCACGACGGCGTGCTCGTGTTGAAGCTTGATGGCGATGGTGTGGGGACCTTCGCGCGCATGGACTCGCCCGATGTCCCGCTGGCGCCTGACGAGCACAGGCTGCGCTACCGCATCCGGGACAGCCGCTTCCGACTGGGCGCGGAGTCCTTCTTCTTCCAGGAGGGCCACGCCGGGCGATACCAGCGCGCGCGCTACGCGGAGCTGAAGACCGCCGACAACGGCAACAGCGTCCTCGCGGGCCTGCGCGACAAGGAACGGCAGCCGCTTGGCGCCGACTCCGCGGAAGACGTCGACGCGACGGCCATTACCGACACTCCCGACGACGTCGATGCGAACTCCATCATCGATGCGCCCACCACGGTCGATGCGCCGACCATCGACAGCCCCACCGAGGCCGACGCGGCCACCCACGTCGGCGCTCCCGCCGACGCGTCGCCCGCTGTCATCGAGTAACCCTCCCGAGGGCTGCCTCCCGACAACGGCGCAGCCTGCGCATCATCCACCAACCCGCGCGGGGCTTGCGCCGCATCCCCGCTGTCGCCCCGTCCCCCTCGGGATTGACTCCCGAGCGGGTTTCGCGCATCATCATGTTGATTTCGATAATCAAAATCAAAATCATCAAGAAGGAGACACGCGATGCTCGGTCAGGGATGCGGCAAGAGGGTGCTCGCGCGGGGGCCATGCGCCGAGGTGACGCGTTGCACCTGTGGTCACATCCATCTGGCGATGGGGCCGGTGACGATTCGTGTCGAAGAGGAAGTGCTGCGCGCCATCGGCATGACGCTGGTCGAGGCGGTGCACAACCTGGATGAGCCCGAGCGCTCGCACGCGGACGACGCGGAGAGCGCGCCGTCGATGCAGTCCCCGACGTTCGGCGGGTGGAAGCAGTGAGCGGCACCACGGGGACGTTGCGTCTGCCGCGCAACGAGCAGTCCGCGCGCGTGCGTCGGCTGAGCGAGAGCGAGGCGGAGGCCCTCCAGCCGGTGGCCCCCACCTCCGCGCCGCTGTCCGTGCTGCTCACGGAAGGCACGGCGCGAGCCCACGAGCAGGCCGAGCGCTCGGTGTTCCTCCAGTCGCTCTTCGGCGGCACGTGGGAAGGCGTCTATGGCCAGTACGTCCGCGCCCAGCACTACGTCAGCTACCTGCGCCAGCTCCACATGCTCTACGCGACGTACGAGAGCGTGCTGCCCCACGCCGCGCGCACGTCGCTGACGCCCGTGCTGCTGATGCCGGAGCTGCGGCGCGCGGACGCGCTGGAGGCGGACCTGGCGTACTTCTGCGGCGAGACGCGCACGGAGACCTTCGCGTGCGTGGAGACGCGCCTGCACGCCGAGCGTCTGCGCGAGGTGGCCGAGGACGCGCCGCACCTGCTCGTCGCGCACGTCTACGCGCGGTGCGTGTTGGACCTGTTCACCGCGCCGGAGCGGGCGGGCATCGTCGCCAGCGCCTTCGAGCTCGAGGACTCCCGAGGCACGCTGTTCCACGGCTCCGCCACGCCCGGCGAGCTGACGGCGCTGCGCGTGCGGCTGCACTCGCGCATCGACGGCCTGGAGCTGGAAGAAGACGAGGCGCGCGAAATCATCCAGGAGGCGCGCATGGCCTTCCGGCTCCAGGCGCTCGTGTGCGACGAGCTGGCCCGGGGCGCGACGGGAATCTCCCCGCCGTCGGGTGGCTACCGGGGCGGGTTCAGCGCCTCCCAGTAGTTGGGCAGTCCGCGCAGGTGGTTGCCGCCGTCCACGTCCAGGCTCTCGCCCGTCATCCAGGCGGAGTCGTCGGAGCACAGGAACATCACCACCCGCGCCACCTCGTCCGCCAAGGCATGCGCGCGCCCCAGCGGCGTGCGCGCCAACAGCTCGCGGTGCATCGTCGGCCCCTCGATGAAGGCCGCGGCCTGGGGCGTGTGGGTGGCGCCCGGGGCGACGACATTCACGCGGATGTTGTGACGCCCCAGCTCCAGCGCCGCCGCGCGTGAGAGCTGGGCGAGCGCCGCCTTCGACGCGCTGTAGTGCCCCAAGCCCTCCGACACCACCGTCTGGCACAGCGACGAGACATTCACGACCGCGCCCGGTTGTCCCCGGGCGATGAGCGCGCGGGCGAAGGTCTTCAGGCAGAGGAAGGGCCCCTTCAGGTTCACCGCGAACAGCCTGTCCAGTTCGTCCTCGGGCAGGTCCATCAGCAGTGACAGCGACACCGTGCCCGCGTTGTTCACCAGGATGCCGGGCAGCCCCAGCTCGCGCGTGGCGAGCTCGTGGGCACGGTGGACGTCGTCCACCCGACACACGTCTCCGGCGAAGGGCACGGCGCGCGCGCGGCCCTCCGCCTCGCGGTTGAGACGTTCGGCCGCCTCCACCACCTTCGTCTCCGTGCGTCCGAAAACGAGCACGTGGGTGCCCTCGCGCATGAGCCGCGAGGCGACGGCCAGACCGATTCCCTGCGCGCCACCGGTGACGATGGCGCATTGTGAGAGGAGCTTCACTGTTCTCACCCCCGAGTGTCGTGTCTCTCGGAAGCTAGCAACGGCTCCTCTCAGCGAGCATTGTACCGCGGGCCACTTGGCGCCGGCTCAGGCCGCCTCGTCCTCGGAGAGCAGGTCCGCGAACGGCGAGGCGTCCTCCCCCAGTGCCTTGTAGAGCGCCTCCACCTTTTCCAGCTCGCGCTTGAGCGCCTTGTGGTGGTTGCGGTTCTTCACCAGGCTCTCGCGCCCCAACAGCTTGAAGCCGTCGTCGCGCCCCACCTGCCGGATGGCCACGCCCAGCACCAGTCCACGGAACGCGTCCGCGAGGTCCAGGTCCAGGGGCGCGTTGCGACGGCGCGCCTCCGCGACGAAGGCCTGGGCCGCCGCCTTCAGCGCGTCCGGCAAGGGCTTGCCACCCGGCGCCTGCTCGTAGTCGAGCGCGCGCGCCACGTGCTTCTCGTGGAGCACCAGCTCACCACCGGACACGGCGTGCTCCACCATGGCCAGCGTGTACGCACGGCGGACGATGTTGTCGAGCTGACGCAGGTTGCCCGGCCACGCGCTGCCGACGAGCAGCCGCTCCGCGTCCGGCGTCACGCGCGCGTTGCCCTCGGGGGAGCGCTCGCGGTGGCGGCGCTTCACCATGTACTGGGCCCAGAGCGGGATTTCGTCCTGACGCTCCTGCAGCGCGGGCATGCGCACCGGCAACACGTTGACGCGGTAGTAGAGGTCCTCGCGGAAGCGGCCCGCGCGCACCTCGGCGTGCAGGTCCGCGTTGGTGCCGATGATGAAGCGCACGTCCGCCTGACGCTCACCGGTGCCCTCGCCCAGCGGGCGGTAGCTGCGCGACTCCAACAGGTGCAGCAGGCCCGCCTGCGCCTTGAGCGACAGCTTGTCGATTTCGTCGATGAACAGCGTGCCGCCGTCCGCGCGCGCCACGCTGCCGGGCGCGTCACGCACCGCGCCCGTGAAGGCGCCCTTCTTCCAGCCGAAGAGCTCCGCCATCTGGAGGTCCTCGGGCACCGTCACCAGGTCCAACGTCTCGAAGGGCTTGCCCCGACGGTTGGAGCGCTCGTGGCACCAGCGCGCCAGCCGCGACTTGCCCGCGCCCGTCGCGCCGCTGATGAGGATGGTCTCGTCCTGCAGCGCGAAGACGCGCAGGATGGGCAGCAGCTCCGCCATGGAGCGGCCCACCACCGGCAGGTACTCGTCCACCTCCGGAGTCGCCACCGGACGCTGCGGCAGGCCGGCCAGGTACGGCGCCGCCACGTCCGCCAACAGCTGGAGCCGCTCGCCGGACTCGCGCCAGACGAACTCCTGCCCCATGGCGGCCAGGCAGTCCGCCTCCAGGGAGATCATCCCCTCGATGCTGCCGCC
Encoded proteins:
- a CDS encoding SDR family NAD(P)-dependent oxidoreductase, whose translation is MKLLSQCAIVTGGAQGIGLAVASRLMREGTHVLVFGRTETKVVEAAERLNREAEGRARAVPFAGDVCRVDDVHRAHELATRELGLPGILVNNAGTVSLSLLMDLPEDELDRLFAVNLKGPFLCLKTFARALIARGQPGAVVNVSSLCQTVVSEGLGHYSASKAALAQLSRAAALELGRHNIRVNVVAPGATHTPQAAAFIEGPTMHRELLARTPLGRAHALADEVARVVMFLCSDDSAWMTGESLDVDGGNHLRGLPNYWEALNPPR
- a CDS encoding DUF2157 domain-containing protein — protein: MPKDLLELDATPERLRALTEARVIPPEALERALALSTASPTPDAWRRFVSTVLLGLGALLLLSGVIYFFAYNWAEMHRFAKLGLIGVGILGTALLSRRLGDTLAGQCSLFASAVLVGAMLAVYGQAYQTGADAFELFVGWAALILPWVLAARFAPLWLLLLVLANTGIALFQDQVLGGGDDAKGWLAVVLGLLNGLAWATHEHFANRGVSWLQGRWLPRVLATMGVLPLLAVGTSFIIIPDEVGLSGLTALVLLLGTFAAEYALHRHLRGELFLLTLGALSVMTLVTTGLGRVVFEGTKDELGLFILPIFIIIQVAIAVSWLRAEARATGASEES
- a CDS encoding GDYXXLXY domain-containing protein; its protein translation is MRSTLFFVGLLLALAVPLGLVVQKERVLSTGKGILLELAPRDPRSLMQGDYMVLDYALTRDLNDKRESFPHDGVLVLKLDGDGVGTFARMDSPDVPLAPDEHRLRYRIRDSRFRLGAESFFFQEGHAGRYQRARYAELKTADNGNSVLAGLRDKERQPLGADSAEDVDATAITDTPDDVDANSIIDAPTTVDAPTIDSPTEADAATHVGAPADASPAVIE
- a CDS encoding sigma-54-dependent transcriptional regulator, with product MAPDGGEWMHEEMPQLMSALRGAKDFETAATTTLKHMLAVAQDAVASSRYAARARVLRGIVHLRPGEAYRRLAALDVGATEITDASVGTPFFTSATAWRAVVEHRCAVSIDVNVGTVQPHAPDAPVTGDPGLAGFHSNESRQRFLGRHATHVCVLPLRTPGGSIEGMISLEADCLAAMGQEFVWRESGERLQLLADVAAPYLAGLPQRPVATPEVDEYLPVVGRSMAELLPILRVFALQDETILISGATGAGKSRLARWCHERSNRRGKPFETLDLVTVPEDLQMAELFGWKKGAFTGAVRDAPGSVARADGGTLFIDEIDKLSLKAQAGLLHLLESRSYRPLGEGTGERQADVRFIIGTNADLHAEVRAGRFREDLYYRVNVLPVRMPALQERQDEIPLWAQYMVKRRHRERSPEGNARVTPDAERLLVGSAWPGNLRQLDNIVRRAYTLAMVEHAVSGGELVLHEKHVARALDYEQAPGGKPLPDALKAAAQAFVAEARRRNAPLDLDLADAFRGLVLGVAIRQVGRDDGFKLLGRESLVKNRNHHKALKRELEKVEALYKALGEDASPFADLLSEDEAA
- a CDS encoding biliverdin-producing heme oxygenase, with amino-acid sequence MEAVSGTTGTLRLPRNEQSARVRRLSESEAEALQPVAPTSAPLSVLLTEGTARAHEQAERSVFLQSLFGGTWEGVYGQYVRAQHYVSYLRQLHMLYATYESVLPHAARTSLTPVLLMPELRRADALEADLAYFCGETRTETFACVETRLHAERLREVAEDAPHLLVAHVYARCVLDLFTAPERAGIVASAFELEDSRGTLFHGSATPGELTALRVRLHSRIDGLELEEDEAREIIQEARMAFRLQALVCDELARGATGISPPSGGYRGGFSASQ
- a CDS encoding DUF4401 domain-containing protein, whose amino-acid sequence is MSLRPSIQQVLEGLRSEGQVDELAEARARATLEVHQRTSTASPWFVKAFAAFGAWLSAIFLVSFFVCVGLWKEEEVFSGVGLVLVIAAVALRRTIQGVFLEQLTLAVTLAGVGMAATGVAHFGSDLAGVGALLVISLALLFVYPDATLRFLATLGAAGASFYLLMELVPGPGMDLCILACAALLYWLFLHQARLRTGRLGDLVGPVAFGLACGLPAAMVTRVSHFLLTPDLHESLPMPLLTLGLTALTLVTAWQVMREHDLPPSGPQGAAVFAALTLVAVLTAQTPAVITSVGLLVLGFHRRSSLMVGIATAFLLASGTWYYYDMSVTLLAKALALMGSGVILLGLRLFLSRRFPQTPSTVEAR